The segment CTTCGTTGGCGTAGCTGAAGCGCAGCTCGAGCTCTCCCGGGCCGATGGCGAAGGAGGATTTCAGCAGCAGTTCATTCTTCTCGAACCCGGCATCCCCACCGCCATCGATGTCCTTGAAGCCATCACCGCTCAGGTGGACAAACTCACCCAGCAATCCCACTCGGTCGAGTTGGGTACCCGCCCGCACATGCGCCAGGCGATGACCAAAGTTACCACCTGAAAGTTGGAGCATGGTCTCGCTGGACTCGGGAATCGGAGCCGACACGAGATTGATCGCACCCCCGATAGTCTGCGGACCGTGCTGAATCGAGGCCGGTCCTTTGATCACCTCCACGCCCACCATGCGTGTGGTCAGGGGGAAGTAGTACGCAGCAGGGGCGGAATACGGGGCTGGCGATAGAGGCACACCATCCTCCATCAACATGACCTTTTGACTGCGGTCAGCACTGCCGCCGCGAAGGCCGATGTTGGGGCGCAAACCGACGCCATCTTCCTCACGGACATACACACCGGGCACGAAGTTGAGTACTCGGTTGATGTCGTTGTACTCGTACAGTTCCAGGGCCTGCTCATCAACCCGGTGGGCTGAGCCGGTGACCCGATCGGGTTCCACGAAGACACCGCGGACCACAATTTCGTCAATATCATCGTTGGTTGAGTCCGAAGACGACTCTTGTGCATTGGTCGCGGGACAAAAGCCCAGTATCAAAGAAGCGATTAACGCGCTGCCGTGAGCGTAGGAGATGTTCATTTTCTGTCCAGTCGCAAGGGTCTTTGCAAAGGAGGGGGCTCGGTCGGCGGCGCAGTGATCCACGCCGCGCGTGCAAGTCCGAGCCGGGTGCGGCTGAGATCGACCGAGGGATCGATCATCCGATGCGCCGCTCGGCCGTTCAGGGAGACGAGGGATTCTGCGTACACCTCTACGGTGTCAAACCCCTGCGCCAGGTAGTCGTCGCGAATGTGATGCGCCAGCTGAAGAATCAGGTCGGGCTGCCCAGCCATCTCACGATACTGCTCTTCCGTCAGATAGCGATGCGGGGAGACGATCACCGTGCGGCGCGTGCCGTCTTGGCGCCCAATCACCACGCGATACTCGAGGCTACCGGACTTCTCCCGCAGCATCACCCGCCAGGAGAAACGCATGCCTTGCTCATGCCACAGCACCGTGCCCGGGTAGTACCAATGGCGCAGCGGCATCAGGAACTGGAACGCACAGAACAACACCACCGCAACGGCTGCCCCGCCACGCCAGGCGCCCCACCGCTCCGCCGGGGCGAGCGCAACGGCGGCGGACCGAGTCGGCAGCGGGAGACGCAGGCGGCTTGCCACCTTCCGAGGCCAGCCCGCCTCAAAGAAGATCAGCACGGAAAACACCATGATGAACGGGAATAGGCCGATATTGAAGAAGACGTGCGTGAAGTAGTGGAACACCAAAATCACGATGAACGCCCAGGGCCTTGCCGGGCGCCACAGCATAAAACCTATGATCAGCGTATCGAACAGAAACGCGAACCAAGAGAAGGTGAAGTGAACCCACGGTTGCTCGAGAAATGGGCCGAGTAACGGCAGCCCACTGTGTGGTGGCAACCAGATGTTCAGCGGTTGTGCATGCAACAACCAATCCGTCTCAAACTTCGCCCACCCGGCATAGAAGTACAGCAAGCTGACCTGAAATCGCACCCAGTAGGTTTGCCAGGCGGGTAGCGTCTCGGTGCGCAAGGGCGGTCGTCGCCAGGCGTCCACGGACCAGGCGCGATGCGGAGAGAGAAAACACATGATCAGCGTCAGTACGCTGATGAAGTAGTAGTGGTTCAGGTACGTGGTGACGTCCATCAACTCCGCGTAGGTGAACATGCACCAGAAGGCGATGATGGCGATTCGATAGAGCAGCCCGATGGCCACGCAGAGGGCTGCCAGCGCGATGCCACAGTACAGAAGGTACAGACCGACCTCACCGGGCACGTGAACCCAGGTGAAGCCCCAGTACTTGAAGTGGAACTGCGGCTCGA is part of the Pseudomonadota bacterium genome and harbors:
- a CDS encoding HTTM domain-containing protein, with the protein product MAAPRDIAALAVFRILIGALMCFGALRFMRNGWIERLYVEPQFHFKYWGFTWVHVPGEVGLYLLYCGIALAALCVAIGLLYRIAIIAFWCMFTYAELMDVTTYLNHYYFISVLTLIMCFLSPHRAWSVDAWRRPPLRTETLPAWQTYWVRFQVSLLYFYAGWAKFETDWLLHAQPLNIWLPPHSGLPLLGPFLEQPWVHFTFSWFAFLFDTLIIGFMLWRPARPWAFIVILVFHYFTHVFFNIGLFPFIMVFSVLIFFEAGWPRKVASRLRLPLPTRSAAVALAPAERWGAWRGGAAVAVVLFCAFQFLMPLRHWYYPGTVLWHEQGMRFSWRVMLREKSGSLEYRVVIGRQDGTRRTVIVSPHRYLTEEQYREMAGQPDLILQLAHHIRDDYLAQGFDTVEVYAESLVSLNGRAAHRMIDPSVDLSRTRLGLARAAWITAPPTEPPPLQRPLRLDRK